A window of Plantibacter sp. PA-3-X8 genomic DNA:
CGCCATCCTCGACGAGCTGCTCGGGGATCCCGAACTCGACGACGACCAGATCGGCCTGCTCCAAGCGACCATCCGCGACAGCGGGGCCGTCGACCAGGTGGAGAAGCTCATCCAGGACCACGTCGCGCGGGCGCTCTCCGCATTGGGCGAGGCTCCGATCAACGACGACGCCCGGGCCCACCTGCGCGGCCTCGCGGTCGCGGTCGCACGCCGCGAGACCTGAGCCGTCCGGCTCGGACGGCGCGGGATCAGGCGAGCGCCTGAGCCACCCGGCGCACCTCGGAACGACGTCCCTCGCGGAGGGCTTGGATCGGCGAGGTCCCGATCGCGTCGTCGTCCTCGAGCATCCAGACCATTGCGGCCTCATCGTCGAAGCCGTTGTCGGACAGCAGCGTGAGCGTGCCGCGCAGGTTGTGCACCGGCCCGCCGTCCGCGATGAACGACGACGGCACCTGCAGCACGCCGTCACGTCGGACGGCGAGGAGGTCGCGCTCCTCGAGGTACTGGCGGATGCGGCGGATCGGCAGCCCGAGTTCGGTCGCCAGATCGGGAAGGGTGAACCACACGAGTTCGGAATTCTGCTCAGTCACGCACAGCAGTCTGCCACGACCGCGCTCCGCTCGGCGCCGTCGGATCGCGTTCGGGTAACGATCCAGGCACCTCGCCGCCCTCCCGGGGTGTTGACAGCTCTTCGCGCTCGACGTTCCATACACTCGACTGGTGAGTAGCAACCAGCAGACCGATCCGATGATCGGCCGTCTCCTCGACGGGAGATATCAGGTGCGCTCACGCATCGCCCGTGGCGGCATGGCGACGGTCTACCTCGCCACGGACCTCCGGCTGGAACGGCGCGTCGCGATCAAGGTCATGCACGGCCACCTCTCGGACGACACGACGTTCAAGAACCGATTCATCCAGGAGGCGCGATCCGCCGCGCGGCTCGCGAACCCGCATGTCGTCAGCGTGTTCGACCAGGGCCAGGACTCCGACATGGCATACCTCGTCATGGAGCACCTGCCGGGCATCACCCTCCGCGACCTCATCCGCGACAACGGCACACTGACCCCGCGGCAGGCCGCCGACATCCTCGACGCCGTGCTGTCCGGCCTCGCCGCCGCGCACCGCGCCGGCATCGTCCACCGCGACGTCAAGCCGGAGAACGTCCTCCTCGCCGACGACGGACGCATCAAGATCGGCGACTTCGGCCTCGCGAGAGCCGCGAGCGCGAACACGGCCACCGGCCAGGCACTCCTCGGGACGATCGCCTACCTCTCCCCCGAACTCGTCACCCGTGGACAGGCCGACGCGCGGAGCGACATCTACGCGCTCGGGATCATGCTCTACGAGATGCTCACCGGCGAACAGCCCTACAAGGGCGAGCAGCCGATGCAGATCGCCTACCAGCACGCCAACGAGTCGGTCCCGGCACCGAGCGCCAAGAACCCCGCCGTCCCGAAGGAACTCGACGACCTCGTCTTCTGGGCGACTGAGCGCGAACCGGACGATCGTCCGTCGAACGCCGGCGAGATGCTCGAGCGCCTGCGCTCCATCGAATCCAGTCTCGGGTTCACCTCGGTCGCCACCGGGGCGCAGCCCACGATCGTCATGCCGGCCTCCTACTCGAGCGAGCACGCCGACGACGTCACCCAGGTCATCGGCCGCAACACCAAACCGCAGCAGGTCCCGGTGCGCGCCGACGCGACGGACGGTCCGGGCAAGCTCGCCACGAAGGCCCGCAAGCGCAGCCGCGTGGGCGTCGCGCTGTTCACGATCGTCCTCATGCTCGCCGCGCTCGCCGGTGGAACCGGATGGTACTTCGGCCAGGGCCCCGGCTC
This region includes:
- the pknB gene encoding Stk1 family PASTA domain-containing Ser/Thr kinase; protein product: MSSNQQTDPMIGRLLDGRYQVRSRIARGGMATVYLATDLRLERRVAIKVMHGHLSDDTTFKNRFIQEARSAARLANPHVVSVFDQGQDSDMAYLVMEHLPGITLRDLIRDNGTLTPRQAADILDAVLSGLAAAHRAGIVHRDVKPENVLLADDGRIKIGDFGLARAASANTATGQALLGTIAYLSPELVTRGQADARSDIYALGIMLYEMLTGEQPYKGEQPMQIAYQHANESVPAPSAKNPAVPKELDDLVFWATEREPDDRPSNAGEMLERLRSIESSLGFTSVATGAQPTIVMPASYSSEHADDVTQVIGRNTKPQQVPVRADATDGPGKLATKARKRSRVGVALFTIVLMLAALAGGTGWYFGQGPGSLVEVPNVADGSFDQASAKLVELGFVPVEGATFSLTVPAGTVAGSDPPSGSKIDKGSSVTVLVSQGPQPVDIPVLAGLAQSDAEQQLDALGVAVGTVNQQFDPSIAKDIVLAATDATSGADYSQGGPSFQGSTVTLLVSAGQVPSVSGMTPDQARDALESVGLGVGASDEAFDDTIPAGQVIGIQAKTDADGNETAFIPGDDVTLIVSKGVELVAVPDTTGQTINQAITTLQDAGFTVGDIAVAEAFRDIFKVKKTDPPAGKSVKKGSTVNITDFGL
- a CDS encoding Rv2175c family DNA-binding protein — protein: MTEQNSELVWFTLPDLATELGLPIRRIRQYLEERDLLAVRRDGVLQVPSSFIADGGPVHNLRGTLTLLSDNGFDDEAAMVWMLEDDDAIGTSPIQALREGRRSEVRRVAQALA